The nucleotide window CTCAGATGAAATTGTTGGTTCTATTTCTTCAAAAAAATGGCCTTTTTCCACCATTTTATTGACTTCGAAAGCAATTCTTCCTTTTTCCTTAACGATAACTTTTTTGTGATTGGCCTTCTCGAAGAATTCGTCATCATAGCCTCTCTCGGTTATGATTTCCTGCATATCCCGATTGATTTTGCCGGAGTTGTCCAGCAATTCGTTGTAGGCAATCAGCAATTCTTGTTCGCTGAAATTCTTGTAGATATTCATTATTCCAAACTTCCCATATAGAACAATCCCAAACATTGCTGGTTTTCTTCGATGGTCAAAGCATCTTTCAGTTGCTCAACGATTTTTGGAGAACTCCAATAACAACCGATATTGTTTGCCGTGCAAGTCAAATACATATTCTGGACCGCCATAGAAACGGCCGAAATCTCCTCCCAATCTGGAACCAATCCACTGAAATTGACCACGATTGAAACCACAACATTCGCTTTTGAAATCTTAAAGCCAATATCATCATATTTCTTCTGAAGAAACTGAGCTTCTGCTGTGGAATTTTTATATATGTTTTGAAGTTCCAATCCCAATTTTTGCTTTTCCTCACCTTGGAAAGTTTTGAAACGCCAAGGTTTTGTGCGCTTGTGATTGGGCGCCATAACGGCGTTGCTTAGTATTTCGTCAAGAATATGTTGAGGGATTTCTTTGTCGGAGTAGTCTTTTGGGAAGATGCTTCTGCGCTCTTCTATGATATTTTTTAAAATTTTAGCGTTTTCCATATTCAAAGATACAAGAATCAAGGCAAAAGGACAAAGTGATAAGACTCACGCTGGAAACTTCCATCATCCATCACCCGACTTCCATCACTCTAAAAAACCTCCACAATTTCCTGTCCGATTTTATTGAGGACAAAGGAATCGCCGGCTTGCATTCCCATCATCGTTTGCGCCATTGGACTTTCTGGCGAGATGGCGTAGAAGCGGTCGCCTTGGAAGAAAAATTCACCCAAAGAAACCGAAATGTAAAAACGAGCTTTGTTTGTGATGACCAGCGAGCCGAGTTTCACCTTGTCGGAAACGGAGTTCAGGACTCTTCGCATTTCGCGTTGCATATTTTTCAGCGAAACCATTTGTTTGTCCAAAAGATAAATTTCCTCCTGGATTTCTTCTCTTATCGAATCGTATTTTGAAGTTTTCTTGATGTCCCGGCTGGCTTCCAGAGAGAAATTAAGGTAAAACTCAAGCGTCTTCACTTTCCCCGAAATGCTGTCATTCACAAAATTGCGCAACTCACTTTTATCGTAAACCGTCTTCTGCATAAATCCAATTTTGAATAAAGATAATAATTAATAAAATAAATAAAAAACCTCTCTAAAAATATTTAGAAAGGTATATTTCAACTATGAAAATCATAAATTATTCCAAAACCAAAGCTGTTTATTTCTTGATAAAATAATTCCAAATGGCTTTTGTAATATCTGCAATGATTTTCTCGGTGTCTTCTCTCGGTTCGGTAATGTTTTTCAGATAAATGGAAAGGAAAAAATGTTTACCATTCGGAAGTTTCACTATTCCAATATCGTTCATCGCGACACGCAAATTTTTATCATTTGTTCCGGAAATTCCAGTTCTGTGCGCCAATTCTGTTCCGTCGGGAAGCCCAGCTTTCATCCAAGTTGTTCCTCTGGAACATTCAACCATTATTTGATAGAGATATTTTGTGGTGGCTTTTTTCAGAACTTTTCCGTTGTAGAATTTGTCTAATAATTCTGTCGTTGCAATCGGTGTTGTGGTGTTGATGTAGAGATTTTCCCAAGTCCGCATTTGGTCTTCATTCATTTTGATGGTAAAATCTTTGACACCAATTTTATTAATGAATTTCTGAACCGTTTCCGTTCCGCCAATCAATTCCAAAAGAATATCGCAACCGTTATTATCGCTGTGAGAAACCGTGTAGCGCAACAATTGGTCAATGGTCAAATCCATATTGCCATTGGGGAATTCTTCACGGATTGGACTCCAAGTATCTTCCTTCAAATCTTCTTTTTTAATGAAAACTTTCTGATTCAGAGCCAGTTTACCTTTGTCCACTTCGTTCAAAACCGCCAGCGCAATGTGGAATTTGAAGACGCTCATCATCGGCATATTCATATTTCCATTGATGCTCAAAGTGTCTTGGTTTTCAATTCCTTTTAATGAAATCCCGACTGTTGCATTTTTTGCGGAAATGATTTGATTAATTTCTTTCCGAAGTTCATCCATATTTTGAGCAAATGTCTGAATAGAAAAAAGAAATAGACAAAATAGAGTGATTATTTTTTTCATAATGAAAAAATTACTTTAACCATCCTGCAATTGCGTTGATGAATCTCTCTTGCTGGTCTACAAAAGGATAATGCGAACAATTATCAATAAGTTTCAAATTTTTATCCGAGACAATACTTTTCATATTGTTCAATTGTTTTGCTGAAAAAATACCGTCTTGTTTTCCGTAAATTGCAAATAGTTTTACATTGTGTGTCTTTATTTTCTTTAAAATTGATTTTGTGTCGATGTTGTTTCGACTTTCATTTTTATAAAACAAAATCGGCGCATTATCATTTCTGATATTATTTTTACCAACTTCACTTGACTCATAATTTGCTCTTAGTTGATTGGACTCTGCAGTCGGATTTGGCATTTTAAAATAATTGTTGTGACTCGCAATTTCATAAGTTTTCTTTCGATATTCGGCTGAATTTTTATCTAAAATCTCAGTTTCAACAATTTTAGTTAGTATCAGGCTATCTTTTTTTTCTTCGGCAATTTGTTTTGAAGATTTTAAGATGTGGTCATATGTTTCCTGTTGCGAAAATAGTGCGCCAACCAGAATCAAAGATTCCACTTTTTTAGGATTTTGTTCAGAAAAAAGCGTTCCCACTAGCCCTCCAAAACTGTGTGCAAGTATATTTGCTTTTTTGAGGTGATATTTTTGATACAACCCATTCAAATCTTTAATTGCTTCCTGAAAAGTGAAAGTTGCGCTAGTGTCAACCGAACGACCTTCTCCACGTCTATCGTAAACGATGACGAAAAATCCTTTGTCGGCCAATGTTTGCGCAGTAGTTTCTTCAAAAAGAGTCGAATTTCCTCTCGGTCCTCCGTGGATGAAAATAATCGCGGGATTTTCGTTGTTCCCGTAGGATTTTGAATAGATTGTTGATGCTTGAGCTTTTATTATCTGTGTAGTGAGTACACAAAACAATATTAAAATATATTTTGACATTGGAATTCTAAATTTTGAGTAAATTATTTTAGCTTGACTAATACTTCACAACTTGTTTCAGATGATGTTCCAGATGAGTAATATAATCATTAATTAAAAATTCGATAGTCAAAGATTGTTCACCCAATAGACATTCACGTTGCAAATTGTCTTGTGAAATTCTACTGACCAATTCCAAGATTTGCTTGTTGTAAACCGTCCAAAAATCAATGATTTGTTTTTTGTCGATTTCTTGATAATGATTATAATAATTCCAATTGTTTTGGTCATACACAATATTTGGTTTTTCTTCAAACTGAGCACGCACAAACCGCTGGTGATTATTGGTAGCACTATCTATAAGATGTCCAATAATCTCCTTTTTGCTCCATTTATCTGCCCTCGTTTTTTGACTGAACGTTTCATCATCTATACTCAACAATAGATTTGGAATTATTTCACATAGATATTTAAGTCTGTCAATTGTATTTGATATCATTTAATGTTTTGTATTTTAATTTACTAATGATAATTTCGTTTTGCCCACATTTTACAAGGCTTTATCCATTCGTCCGAAGCGATGTAAAGAAATCCGTGTTTCAAACCTGTGTTCAATTCAATTTCTTTAAAATGATTGATTTTAAGTTTTGAAGTTTCTTTTCGCCTAATTGCTGAAACACCAAATATGTCAGATTTCTCATAGATTGTCAAAATATTCCCACAAAACTGGATTTCGGGAATCTCTT belongs to Chryseobacterium sp. KACC 21268 and includes:
- a CDS encoding nitroreductase codes for the protein MENAKILKNIIEERRSIFPKDYSDKEIPQHILDEILSNAVMAPNHKRTKPWRFKTFQGEEKQKLGLELQNIYKNSTAEAQFLQKKYDDIGFKISKANVVVSIVVNFSGLVPDWEEISAVSMAVQNMYLTCTANNIGCYWSSPKIVEQLKDALTIEENQQCLGLFYMGSLE
- the bla gene encoding class A beta-lactamase, subclass A2, with product MKKIITLFCLFLFSIQTFAQNMDELRKEINQIISAKNATVGISLKGIENQDTLSINGNMNMPMMSVFKFHIALAVLNEVDKGKLALNQKVFIKKEDLKEDTWSPIREEFPNGNMDLTIDQLLRYTVSHSDNNGCDILLELIGGTETVQKFINKIGVKDFTIKMNEDQMRTWENLYINTTTPIATTELLDKFYNGKVLKKATTKYLYQIMVECSRGTTWMKAGLPDGTELAHRTGISGTNDKNLRVAMNDIGIVKLPNGKHFFLSIYLKNITEPREDTEKIIADITKAIWNYFIKK
- a CDS encoding alpha/beta hydrolase, with protein sequence MSKYILILFCVLTTQIIKAQASTIYSKSYGNNENPAIIFIHGGPRGNSTLFEETTAQTLADKGFFVIVYDRRGEGRSVDTSATFTFQEAIKDLNGLYQKYHLKKANILAHSFGGLVGTLFSEQNPKKVESLILVGALFSQQETYDHILKSSKQIAEEKKDSLILTKIVETEILDKNSAEYRKKTYEIASHNNYFKMPNPTAESNQLRANYESSEVGKNNIRNDNAPILFYKNESRNNIDTKSILKKIKTHNVKLFAIYGKQDGIFSAKQLNNMKSIVSDKNLKLIDNCSHYPFVDQQERFINAIAGWLK
- a CDS encoding DinB family protein, with the translated sequence MISNTIDRLKYLCEIIPNLLLSIDDETFSQKTRADKWSKKEIIGHLIDSATNNHQRFVRAQFEEKPNIVYDQNNWNYYNHYQEIDKKQIIDFWTVYNKQILELVSRISQDNLQRECLLGEQSLTIEFLINDYITHLEHHLKQVVKY